In a genomic window of Gossypium arboreum isolate Shixiya-1 chromosome 7, ASM2569848v2, whole genome shotgun sequence:
- the LOC108458916 gene encoding vestitone reductase-like, translating into MEGDKGTVCVTGGTGYVGSWLIKLLLELGYSVHTTVRADPGNNRDLSFLTNLPGANERLKIFTADLNDPESFGTAIEGCKGVFHVAAPMDFQDNEPEAVVTQRSIDGTLGILKTCLRSNTVKKVVYTSSITAVYFNKIKNVEIMDESYWSDVDYIRSEVKSYVSSYAITKTSTEKAVLEFAAQHGLDLVSIIPPMVLGPFICPKMHGPVRTALTPILGSRKNNILLLNLAMVHMDDLARAFIFLLEHPEAKGRYNCSSDTVTAPKIVEILSTNHPEFPIVDTLEGIEGAKLPGLSSKKLLDLGFRFKYVVEDMYDGAIKSCKEKGLF; encoded by the exons ATGGAAGGAGATAAAGGAACAGTGTGCGTGACTGGAGGGACCGGTTACGTTGGCTCCTGGTTGATCAAACTGCTTCTTGAGCTCGGTTACTCTGTTCATACCACTGTTAGAGCTGACCCAG GTAACAATAGAGACCTTAGCTTCCTCACCAACCTACCAGGAGCAAATGAAAGGCTTAAAATCTTCACAGCAGATCTTAATGATCCCGAGAGTTTTGGTACTGCCATTGAGGGATGCAAAGGAGTTTTCCATGTTGCTGCTCCCATGGATTTCCAGGACAACGAACCCGAAGCAGTTGTGACCCAAAGATCAATCGATGGAACATTAGGCATCTTGAAGACATGCTTGAGATCAAACACAGTGAAGAAAGTTGTATACACTTCTAGTATTACCGCCGTATATTTCAACAAGATCAAGAATGTGGAGATTATGGACGAGAGTTATTGGAGTGATGTGGATTACATTCGATCAGAAGTTAAGTCATACGTGAGTTCTTATGCCATAACCAAGACTTCAACAGAAAAAGCAGTTCTTGAATTTGCAGCACAACATGGATTGGATTTGGTTTCCATCATTCCTCCTATGGTTCTGGGTCCCTTCATCTGTCCCAAGATGCATGGTCCAGTGCGCACCGCATTGACTCCCATCCTAG GGAGTAGGAAAAACAATATTCTTCTTCTCAATCTTGCAATGGTGCATATGGATGATTTGGCAAGGGCATTCATCTTCCTGCTTGAGCATCCTGAGGCAAAAGGAAGGTATAATTGTTCCTCTGATACGGTTACTGCTCCAAAGATAGTTGAAATTCTTTCAACTAACCATCCGGAATTCCCAATTGTAGA CACCCTGGAAGGAATTGAAGGTGCTAAATTGCCTGGTTTGTCATCAAAGAAGCTCTTGGATTTGGGTTTCAGATTCAAGTATGTGGTTGAGGATATGTATGATGGAGCTATTAAAAGCTGCAAGGAGAAAGGCCTTTTCTAG